GTTGGTATTGCGGTTGATCCCGAGGCGGAGCATCTGCAAGCCACCGGGGTTGACACCGGCCGTGCCGATAAACTTGCCGTTAAAGTACAGCCGGGCGTCGTTGCCGTCAAATTTCTGAACGACGATGTTCTCCCAAAGATCAAGGGTTGGTGTTCCGATGATCTTGGCTGTCGGCAAATTAATCGAAACTAGTCGATACTGACCGTCGTAGCTGTCGATTTGGAAGGAGTAGTCCGCAGTCGAGCTGGTGTTGTTGCTGAATAATCCTTTAAACTGACCCTGGTCGGTTACCGAGGTATTCACCCACAGGGAAAGGGTCCAGTCGTCCATGCCGCCGGGGCCATTTATCTGCTGCAGGTAGTTGGCGGCCAGTCCGTCGGAAAAGTAGGCTCCGCTGGATAGCTCCGGCGACGATCCGACGGCGTTCAGATTGAAGGTCTCGGCCGATGCACTGCTGTCCGCCAGGGTCTGATCGTCAAAAGAGTAATGGGCAATGAGGGTGGCGTGTCCCGACGTGATAAAGCACGTCAGAAACAGGATCAGGCCCAATGCTGCGGCAAATGAATTTTTCATGGTCCCTCCGGATAAAAAGACGCTGATGGTTTCGGCATACGAACGATTGAATTGGATATGCAAAAAATAAACCATATGTAAAATATTGAAATGATTGATGTTTTTTCTTGGCTCAACGGGGAATTGTAAAATAATCCGACGGTTGATTTGGATTTTTTTGTGGGATGTATCTATTCCGGAGAATTTTTTCCTGTTTTTTTGAAGGGTTGTCGACGATTTCAAGGGTTGGCGGGAGTGTCGACCGGCCTTACGGTTCTGTCGAAGTCTCTTTCACCCCGCGCCGCCGGCGGCGTTGGGGAAGGTCGAT
The nucleotide sequence above comes from Desulfuromonas acetexigens. Encoded proteins:
- a CDS encoding LamG-like jellyroll fold domain-containing protein gives rise to the protein MKNSFAAALGLILFLTCFITSGHATLIAHYSFDDQTLADSSASAETFNLNAVGSSPELSSGAYFSDGLAANYLQQINGPGGMDDWTLSLWVNTSVTDQGQFKGLFSNNTSSTADYSFQIDSYDGQYRLVSINLPTAKIIGTPTLDLWENIVVQKFDGNDARLYFNGKFIGTAGVNPGGLQMLRLGINRNTNNSFLGYLDTIQIWDDSLQDAAEIYAAGVGNNAFTAVPEPSTWILLGGGLIGLAAVRRRMR